CCGAAGGTTACCCGGGCAAGCGCTACTACGGTGGTTGCGAGTTCGTCGACGTGGTTGAGCAGCTTGCAATTGATCGAGCCAAAGAACTGTTCGGCGCCGATTACGCCAACGTTCAGCCACACGCCGGTTCGCAAGCCAACAGCGCCGTTTACCTGGCCCTGCTGCAAGCTGGCGACACCATTCTGGGCATGAGCCTGGCCCACGGCGGTCACCTGACCCACGGTGCCAGCGTTTCGTCCTCCGGCAAGCTGTACAACGCTGTTCAGTACGGCATCGACGCCAATGGCCTGATCGACTACGACGAAGTTGAGCGCTTGGCGGTTGAGCACAAGCCAAAAATGATCGTGGCCGGTTTCTCTGCCTACTCGCAGATTCTGGACTTCCCGCGTTTCCGCGAAATCGCCGACAAGGTTGGCGCCTACCTGTTCGTCGACATGGCTCACGTGGCCGGCCTGGTCGCCGCTGGCGTCTACCCAAACCCGGTTCCATTCGCTGACGTGGTCACCACCACCACGCACAAGACCCTGCGCGGTCCACGTGGTGGCCTGATCCTGGCTCGCGCCAACGCCGACATCGAGAAGAAGCTGAACTCCGCGGTATTCCCGGGCGCCCAAGGTGGCCCGCTGGAGCACGTGATCGCTGCCAAGGCGATCTGCTTCAAGGAAGCCCTGCAGCCAGAGTTCAAGGCCTACCAGCAGCAAGTGGTGAAAAACGCGCAGGCCATGGCCGGCGTGTTCATCGAGCGCGGTTTCGACGTGGTGTCGGGCGGTACTCAGAACCACCTGTTCCTGCTGTCGCTGATCAAGCAGGAAATTTCCGGTAAAGACGCCGACGCCGCACTGGGCAAAGCGTTCATCACCGTGAACAAAAACTCGGTACCGAACGATCCACGCTCCCCGTTCGTCACCTCCGGTCTGCGTTTCGGCACACCGGCAGTGACCACTCGCGGCTTCAAGGAAGCAGAGTGCAAAGAGCTGGCCGGCTGGATCTGCGACATCCTGGCAGACCTTTCCAACGAAGCGGTGATCGACGCCGTTCGTGAGAAGGTCAAGGCCATCTGCAAGAAATTGCCGGTGTACGGCGCCTGATTGCAACTCGTGACATAAAGAAACCCGGCTAATCAGCCGGGTTTTTTTTCGCCTGCAATTTTACCGGACACGTCGTGTTATTAAACATTCGCCCTCTTGATTACTGATTAATCACTTATTTAAAACACCTACGCCAGCCTATAACAACAATAAAACAACCAACATACAGAAATACATAACAACCACTTCAACCCTGCAAAAACAATTACTATCCGACTGCAATCACATCAATACAGCCAAGGACGACTATGACTACCAACCGACAAAAATCATTCATTGCAACACTGGAGCTGGATAACCGACATGTAGAGTTTCTGCAAACATTGCATGGGAATCCAGCCATTCGATTCGACACATTCGCCAGTGGCGGTTTCTATACGGGCACCCCAACAACACGCAACGACTCTCACTTACTGGGCAGTCGCGCACAAGAAGAAATAGAGGCCATTGCGCCATTAACCATCTATTTTCGATGCACTAACGACTATTACACCTTATACATCCGCTCTCACGGACCCTACACAGGGCATTGTATAAGCAAGGATTCCGCGAGAGTGCTTGGCGCATTCCTTCCTGCAGGCAGCGACACCACTTCTTTCAATATCCTGGGCAGTCAAAACAACATCATGACGCTGGAAAACATGCCGAATGATATTCACAGAGTCCGGCTCAAGGCTCGAAACTCGGGACACATCGGCGGTCTTCTTCGCAAGGGCGCGCCCTACAGCTATCTAGCCGAGATCGAGGAGCAAGGCGTGGTGTTCAAGCTGCGCATTATCGAGCGGAACGCCTCCTTCCTGAGCAACCCTAACGAAATCTGACAGGCCGCCGGGAACAGCTCCTGCGGCATCTTCACACAGGCACCACAGCGATCGCCTGTTGATCCCCCAACCTTCAAGGTACACACATGAGCACCGATCAGGAAAAATCCTTTACTGCGACTTTGAGTACACGCTTTGGCTATCCCCACTTCCCAAAGTTGACATACGGTAAAATCACCCGCACACCAAAACCGGACTACGATTTTTTCGGTTTCGATCACTACATGGATGTTTCGGACTACCTTTTCTTAAAACCAGAAGTCCCCCCCGACGCACTAACCTTCTACTTCAGGTGCCTGAACGACTACTACACACTGTATATCTTTACCCACGGCGTGTATTACTACATGACGCTGAGCAAAGAGAGCGACGATTTTTTAAATGCCTATACACCCAACGATGGAAATCAGACGACATTCAACCTGCTGGATGCCAACGGAAAAATCATCACACTGGACCAACTCGACAACGACACGCCTACTGTAAGAATACAAACACGAGGTGGTAACCTGCTACGAGCAGGACTCAGCCGCAACCCATATGATTCTAAAGTTGGCACATTCGTTCGCACCAGCCAAACTCGCAGTTCAGGCATTCTCGACTTCAAACTTAACATCCTCCAGCGCAATGTACCTTATTAAGGGCGCGGAATTGAAAGTCCTTCCTCCCAACACTTTATGCGCCTCGCCATAAATGCTCTTCACGAGTATCTGACTTAACGCGCATGCGCTCACAAGGAACGCATGCCTGAGCACAGGTGGACGCATGATCACCACCACTGGTCAGACCGGTCATGCCAATTTTCCGTTGGCACATTTTCTTGGCAGCCTGGTGCCAATGACTTCGCTGGCTATCGCGCGGTATGACGCGCTGGCAGGTGATTATTGCGGGTGGCGGGAGCACGCGGAGATTGTCGATGCAGTGGAGCGTGGGGATGTTACGGCGGCCGAGAGGTTGATGACCCGGCATCTGGATCGCCTTGAGGAGGCGTGCTGCACCCTGGATCGGCAGTCAGCCAAAAATCGTGTTGCCGATTAGATCACCATCGCGAGCAGGCTCGCTCATTGGATCGAAGGTGAACACAGAATTTGTGAACACCTGAGATCAACGGTGGGAGCGAGCCTGCTCGCGATGGCGGCATCAGACCCGCTGAAAATGTCGAGGGGCTTACTCCGCCGCAACCCGCGCAAACCCCTCGCGAATTTTCTCTTCCGGCAAATCATCGGCAATGAACACGATTACGCTTTCGCGTGTTTCAGCATCGGCCCATTCCGTATCCCAATCGAATCCGTACAACTTCAAGACCCCCTGAAACACCATCCGCCGCGGTTCGCCCAAGATGTTCAAAACACCTTTGTAGCGCAGCAATTGCTTGCCATGGTCTTCCAGCAGTTCGTTCATGAACTCGCTGAGTTTATCGATATCCAGCGGCTTGTCGGTGCGCAACACCAGGCTGGAGATACGGTCGATGGACGGTGCCTTGCTCGCTGGACGCAGACTTACCCCACCGCCGAGATCGGCATTGAGATTGAAACCGCGCACGTCGAGCAGTTCTGCCAAGTCGATCTTGCCGTGGTCGACTACACGGATCGGTGCGCGACGGTTGATTCGGGTCAGACGTTCGCTCAACGCCGTGAAGGTCGGCTCGTCCACCAGATCCCGCTTGCTCACCAGCAAACGGTCGGCAAAACCGATCTGCGCCTGGGCTATGGTCTGGGTCAGATGCAGGTCAGCATGGGCGGCGTCCACCAGGGTGATGATGCCGTCGAGGATGTAGCGCTCACGCAGTTCTTCGTCGATGAAAAAGGTTTGCGCCACCGGGGCCGGGTCGGCCAGACCGGTGCATTCGATGACCAGACGATCAAAGGCGATTTCGCCGCTGTCCAGGCGTTCAAGCAGGAGGTACAGCGCTTTGGTCAAATCGGTATGGATGGTGCAACAGACGCAGCCGTTGGACAGCGTCATCACTTGCACCGGATCAAAGCCCAACAGTTGGGTATCGATACCGGAGTCGCTGAATTCGTTTTCGATCACGGCGATTTTCAGGCCGTGCTCGGCTTTGAGCAGATGGCGCAGCAGCGTGGTTTTGCCGGCGCCGAGGAAGCCGCTGAGGATTGTTACTGGAATGGGAGAGGACAAACGGGTTCTCCTGTTTCACAAAATTAAGAAACAACACAAAACAAATGTGGGAGCGCCGCACCGCCGCTCCCACAGGGATTGCATCAACCTGGCTGTCGGGTCAACAGCACTTCGGCCCACCCTTGCCACCGTAACGGGCTTCCTGACGTTCGCGAAAGAACATCTCGTAGCTCATCACCGGTTTGTCCGGGTGTCTGGTTTGCATATGCTCGACGTAGTTGTCGTAGTCGGGCATGCCGACCATCAGGCGCGCAGCCTGACCGAGGTATTTACCGAGGCGACTCAGGTCATTGAACATGGTGCAATCCTCAGGTTACGCATCCGGCTGAGCCTGGAACGGCGATTCTTTATCCGTGCGTTCTTTGGTACCCCAGGCGGCAATGCCGACCTTGAGCGCATAGAACAGGATGCTGAACACCACGAACAGGAACAGCGCGGTCAGCGTTGCGTTGGTGTAGGCGTTATAGATTACATGCTGCATCTGCTCGATGCTCTTGGCCGGAGCCAGGATTTGCCCATTGGCCAACGCATCGCTGTATTTCTTCGCCAGCGACAGGAAGCCGATGGCCGGATTAGCGTCGAACAACTTGATGAAGCCTGCGGTGGTGGTGCAGATCAGCAACCACACGGCTGGCAGCAGGGTCACCCAGACATAGCGTTGGCGTTTCATTTTGATCAGCACAACGGTTGCCAGCATCAGCGCGATACCCGCCAGCATCTGGTTGGAGATGCCGAACAACGGCCACAAGGTGTTGATCCCGCCCAGCGGGTCGATCACGCCTTGGTACAGCAGGTAACCCCACATCGCCACACAACCGGCGGTGGCGATCAGGTTGGCGGTCCAGGATTCGGTGCGTTTGAGCGCCGGCACAAAGGAGCCGAGCAAGTCCTGCAGCATGAAACGCCCGGCACGGGTACCGGCGTCGACCGCGGTCAGGATGAACAGCGCTTCGAACAGGATTGCGAAGTGGTACCAGAACGCCATGGTGTTTTCACCCGGCAGGACACTGTGCAGGATCTGCGCGATACCGACCGCCAGGGTCGGCGCACCGCCGGCACGGGCCAGGATGGTGGTTTCACCGATATCCTTGGCCACCGCTTGCAGCGCTTCCGGGGTAATCGCGAACCCCCAGCCGCTGACAGCTTGTGCCACAGCCACCACGTCACCGCCGACGACCGCCGCCGGGCTGTTCATGGCGAAGTACACGCCTGGCTCGATCACCGAAGCGGCCACCATGGCCATGATCGCCACGAAGGATTCCATCAGCATGCCGCCATAACCGATGTAACGGGCGTTAACCTCGTTATCCAGCAACTTCGGCGTGGTGCCGGAGGATATCAGTGCGTGGAAACCCGACACCGCGCCACAGGCAATGGTGATGAACAGGAACGGGAACAGACCGCCCTTCCACACCGGTCCCGTGCCATCGATGAACTGGGTCAATGCCGGCATTTTCAGCTCGGGCATGGTGATCAGGATGCCGATCGCCAGCGCAACGATGGTGCCGATCTTGAGGAAGGTCGACAGGTAATCGCGGGGGGCGAGGATCAGCCATACCGGCAGTACTGCGGCGACGAAACCGTAGCCGATCAGCATCCAGGTGATCTGAATCCCGGTGAAGCTGAACGCTTTGGCCCACACCGGGTCAGCGGCAATCTGCCCGCCCAGCCAGATCGAACCCAGCAGCAACGCCACGCCGATTACCGAGATTTCACCGATGCGACCCGGGCGGATGTAGCGCATGTAAATGCCCATGAACATTGCGATCGGGATGGTCGCCATCACCGTGAAAATCCCCCACGGGCTTTCGGCCAGGGCCTTGACCACGATCAGCGCCAGCACCGCGAGGATGATGATCATGATCAGGAAGCAGCCAAACAGCGCGATGGTCCCGGGGATGCGGCCCATTTCTTCACGGACCATGTCGCCCAGGGAGCGGCCATTGCGGCGGGTGGACATGAACAGCACCATGAAGTCCTGCACCGCACCGGCCAGCACCACCCCGGCAATCAGCCACAGCGTACCGGGCAAGTAGCCCATCTGCGCCGCCAATACCGGACCGACCAGCGGCCCCGCGCCGGCGATGGCCGCGAAGTGGTGACCGAAGAGGATGTGTTTGTTGGTCGGCACGTAGTCCAGACCGTCATTGTTGAGCACAGCAGGTGTAGCCCGACGCGGATCGAGTTGCATCACATTGTTAGCGATGAACAGGCTGTAGTAGCGGTACGCGACCAGATAAATGGCCACGGCGGCGACCACAATCCACAAGGCGTTGATCGCCTCGCCTCGGCGCAATGCCACTACGCCCAGGGCGCACGCTCCCAGGATTGCCAGCAGCAGCCAGGGTAAGTGGCGTAGCAGGCTATTATTATTTTTCATTTTATGATTCCAGCCAGAGTGGACAAGAAAGACAGCCATCCCGAGTTTAGCGCTACTGGCCTCAAAGGCCACCCCAACGTTGGTCTAGACCCTGTCTTGCTGGCAGGCTTTAACAATGCGGGTCTATAGTCAGCGGACATTCAGAGGATTGCGCCATGAGTGACCACCCTGCTGATCGCCGCCGCTTCAAACGTATTGCGTTCGATGCCCGAACCGAACTGAGCCAAGGGGAATTCATCTGGCCGGTGAAGTTGATTGACCTGTCACTCAAGGGGCTACTTATCGAGAAGCCCGAGCCATGGCTGGGTAATCCAGACTGGCATTTCCTGGTTGATATTCATCTTAACGAAGACGTAGAGATCAAGATGGATGTGATGTTGACCCACGATGACCATGGTCAACTCGGGTTTGTCTGCAAACACATCAGTCTGGAGTCCATTGAGCGCCTGCGGCGGTTGATCGAGTTCAATCTGGGGGATCCGCAAGAGCTGGAACGTGAACTGGGTGCACTGATCGAAATCTGACCGCTTTTGTAGGAGCTGCCGAAGGCTGCTCCTACAGGGATCGGCGTTTATTCGAATAGAGCGTCGAGCGCCTGTTCCAAGCGCGTCACGGCAATAATCTGCAACCCCAACGGCGCCTCTTTCGGCGCGTTGCCCTTGGGCACGATGGCGCGCTTGAAGCCGTGCTTGGCCGCCTCTTTCAAACGTTCCTGGCCACTCGGCACCGGGCGCACTTCACCGGACAAGCCGACTTCGCCGAACACCAGCAGATCATGGGGCAGCGGCCGGTTGCGTAAACTGGACATGACCGCCGCCATCAGCGCCAGGTCAGATGCTGTTTCCAGTACCTTCACTCCGCCAACCACGTTGAGGAATACGTCCTGATCGTGAGTCGGAATGCCGCCATGGCGATGCAAAACCGCCAACAACATGGCCAAGCGATTCTGATCCAGACCGAGCGTTACCCGGCGCGGGTTGGCCAAATGACTGTCATCCACCAACGCCTGGACTTCCACCAGCATCGGCCGAGTGCCTTCCCACGTTGCCATGACCACGCTGCCCGGGACTTCTTCCTGAGCGCGGGTCAGAAAAATCGCCGACGGGTTAGAGACTTCTTTCAGGCCCTTGTCGGTCATGCCGAACACACCCAATTCATTCACCGCGCCGAAACGGTTTTTCACCGCCCGCAACAAACGCAGGCGCCCATCGGACTCGCCTTCGAAATACAGAACGGTGTCGACCATGTGCTCCAGCACTCGGGGACCGGCCAGTGCGCCTTCTTTGGTGACATGGCCCACGAGGAAAATCGCCGTGCCGCTTTGTTTGGCGTAACGCACCAGCAATGCTGCACTTTCGCGAACCTGAGAGACGCCACCCGGTGCCGATTGCAGCTGCTCGGTGAAAATCGTCTGAATCGAGTCGATCACCATCACCTTGGGCTTTTCCTGCCGGGCCGTGGCGATAATGGTTTCGATGCAGGTTTCGGTCATTACCCGCAGCTGATCCTGAGGCAAGCCCAGCCGCCGGGCGCGCATGGCCACCTGTTGCTGGGACTCTTCGCCGGTGACATACAGCGCCGGCATGCTCTTGGCGAGGTTGCACAAGGTTTGCAACAAAATGGTCGACTTGCCGATGCCGGGATCACCACCGATCAACACCACGGAGCCATCCACCAGGCCGCCGCCGAGAACGCGATCCAGCTCGCTGGATGCCGTGGAGAACCGCGGAATCTCTTCAACGCTGACTTCGGCCAGGGTTTTGATCTGCGCCTGCTGGCCGGTCCACCCGGTGCGACCACTGGGAGCTGCAGCGCCGCCACTCTCCACCATGGTTTCGGTCAGGGTGTTCCAGGCTCCGCACTCGCCGCACTGGCCGGCCCACTTGGGGAAGGTTGAGCCGCACTCGGTGCAGCCGTACATGCGCTTGGCCTTGGCCATCTGAACTCCCGGCAAAAACCGCGATGATAGCTCAGCTGGCGCGGATCAGCGCGGCGCCGCCGTGCGGATTTCACCGCCGGCCAGACGCGCGGCACTATTGCCCAGCGGATCTTCGGCGTTCATGTCCGCGCCTTTGGCCTTGAGTGCGTCCAGCAACTCGACGCGCTTGAACAAGCCGGCATACATCGCGGCGGTCTGTCCCGCACCGTTGCGTTGGTCGGGATTGCAATTGGCCGCCAGCAGGGTCTTGGCAATCTGCACTTCGCCTTTGAAGATCGCCCCCATCAACGCCGTATTGCCACGTCGATCCTGAGCACAGGCGTCCGCCCCGGCAGCGAGCAAACGTTCCACTGCGGCGCTCTGGCCATGATAGGCGGCCAGAATCAGTGCGGTGTAACCCTTGCTGTCGCGGGTGTCGAGGGAATAGCCGGCCTCGATGAAGGTATCGAGCATGGGCACATCACCCCGTCGAGCGGCATCAAAATAGTAATTCTGTAATTGCGCCTTCAGCGCTTCAGGGGCCTTTGATACTTGCGGTTCAGCCCCGGCGAACACACTGAGCGACCAGCACGCCAGAATCACAGACAGATAAAAACGCATGGCAGAGCTCCTTGATCAGACGAGACCTCGCATGAGGTCCCGCTTCAGGCGGATGGATCAGTCGACCAGTTTGGCCGCCAGCGCCTTGACCCGAGCCAGATCACCCTTGGCGACTTTGGTCACCCCGGTCCCGTAATCCGGGTCGGCCTTGTAAAGGAAGGACAGAATGATGTGCTTGCTCTCGTCATCGGTGGTGGCCAGTGAGCCACCGAAGCTGTCGATCAGGTCCTGACGTTCCTTCGGGTTGAACGAGCGATACAGATCGCCGGCCTGTTTGAAGTTCTGCTCACGCTGAATCTTCGCCTGCTGCGTACTGCCCGACAGGGCCGACTGGCTATAACGCGCAATTTGCGGTTCTTCGCGGGACAGCAGGCGACTTGGCTGGTAATTCACGCCCGTGCTGCTGGTGCCGATGTTCATTGCGCCATCCTGATTACCGTTATTCACGGCGACTTTGGGTGCGTTGATCGGCAGCTGCAGAGCGTTGGCCCCCAGACGATACAGTTGGGTGTCGGCATACGAGAACACTCGTCCTTGCAATAAACGATCTTCCGAAGGTTCGATACCCGGAACTAAATTAGCCGGAGCCATGGCCACTTGCTCGGTTTCCTGGAACACATTCGCTGGATTACGGTTCAACACCATTTGTCCAACTTTTCGTTCAGGCACACCTGGCCAGATCTTGGTCGCGTCCAATGGATCGAAATCAAACTTGGACACGTCTTGCGGATTTACAATCTGGATGTACAAGTCCCATTTCGGGAAGTCACCCTTGTTAATATGTGACACCAGGTCATTTGTCATATGACTGTAATCTTGACCTTGAACACCCGCTACCTCTTTAGGGTCAAGATTTTTTATCCCCTGCAAACTTTTCCAGTGAAACTTTACATAGTGCACATCACCTTTTGCATTAACTAACTTGTAGGCATGCACACCGTTGCCATCCATCTCCCGATAACTGGCAGGCGTGCCAGAGTTGGAATACAGCTCGGTCAAGGTACGCGTGGCTTCTGGAACATGGGAGAAAAAGTCGAAACGACGGGAATCGTCGTCAAGGTTAGTGCGCGGGTCTGGCTTGAAGGCGTGGACCATGTCCGGAAACTTGATCGCGTCACGAATGAAGAAGGTCGGGAAATTATTGCCGACCAGGTCCCAATTGCCGTCTGCGGTGTAGAACTTGGTGGCGAACCCGCGCGGATCACGCAAGGTTTCCGGCGAATGATTGCCATGGACCACAGCGGAAAAACGCACGAAGACCGGCGTGCTCTGGCCCCCGGCAAATACCTTGGCCTTGGTCAGGTCACTGAGATCGTCGGTCACCGTGAACGTGCCATGGGCGCCAGTGCCACGGGCATGCACCACGCGCTCGGGAATGCGTTCACGGTCAAAACGCTGGAGTTTCTGGATCAGTTGCACGTCTTGCAACAGCACCGGCCCGGTCGCGCCAGCGGTTTGCGAATTTTGATTGTCGCCGACAGCGGCACCGTTATCACGGGTCAAGGTTGCAGCATTAATGGAGAAGGACAGCAGGCTGACGGTCAAAACGCCAAACGTACGATGGAGGGGAAAAGCCCCGAAGCCAAGGGAAGTTGTCATGAAAGTTTCCTCTGATTTTATAAGGCGCATCCAGGTGCGCCCCACAGAGGCTAGTGACCCAAAGGCCAAAACATAAATAGAAATCCCATACCGAGCCCATAGCGAAAAGGTTCTGGAAAGCCCGGTCTAGAGCGGGTAGTCGCGCGCGAATGGTGGCACTTTATAAACTAATTGCCAGATGTGTCATAGGAGCGAGCATTGTAAGGCGGTGTTTCGAGCACGAACCGTTTTGCTGATTTACACTGCGTTCACCAACCTCATCTGTAACAAGGAAATAACCTATGGGCGTGATAAGTGAGTTCAAGGCCTTCGCGGTCAAAGGTAATGTGGTCGACATGGCCGTCGGTATCATCATCGGCGCAGCCTTCGGCAAAATCGTTTCTTCGTTTGTCGGTGACGTGGTAATGCCGCCAATCGGCTTGTTGATCGGTGGGGTGGACTTCAGTGACCTGGCCGTAACGCTCAAGGCTGCCAACGGGGATGTCCCGGCGGTGGTGCTGGCGTACGGTAAGTTCATCCAGAGTTTGATCGACTTCATCATCGTCGCCTTCGCGATCTTCATGGGCGTCAAGGCCATCAACCGTCTGAAACGCGAAGAGGCCGTTGCGCCAACCCTGCCGCCGGTTCCGACCAAGGAAGAAGAGCTGCTGGAAGAGATTCGCGATCTGCTCAAGGCCCAGAACAATCGGCCCTGATGACTGATTGCCCCAAGAAACGGCGCCTTCGGGCGCCGTTTGTTTACCAATAGTTTTCCACCGCCACCTGGCCGGGTCGTCGACTGAGGCTCAGGTGCATGTCCCGTTGCTTGAGCAACTTGCGCGTGTCATCGATCATCTGTGGATTGCCGCAGAGCATTACCCGCGAATGCTCGGCTGTCAGCGCTACACCGGCCGTGCGCTCTAGCTCGCCACTTTCCATGAGTGTCGTGATCCGCCCATTCAAGGCACCCGGATGCTGCTCGCGGGTGACGGTGGCGATGAACTGCAGCTTGTGCGCGTATTCGGCCAGATAGTCGCGTTGCGCCAGCCCCGCGATCAGCTCCTGGTACGCCAGCTCCCGCGCTTCGCGCACGCTGTAGACAAGGATGATTCGTTCGAATCTTTCCCAAACCTCGAAGTCCTGCAAGATCGACAAAAAAGGCGCCAGCCCGGTGCCTGTGGATAACAACCAGAGGTCACGGCCATCGACGAAGCGATCCAGGGTCAGATAACCAAAGGCCTGCCGGTCGACCAGCAGCGTATCGCCGACTTCCAGCCGATTCAGTTCACTGGTGAACTCCCCTCCCGGCACGACAATGGAGAAGAACTCCAGGAACTCGTCATAGGGTGACGAGACCATCGAATAGGCCCGCCACACCGTACTGCCGTCCGCCTTGGTAACGCCCAGCCGGGCGAATTGCCCTGCGCGAAAACGAAAGCCCGGATCCCTGGTGGTTCGCAGGGTGAACAGGTTTGGAGTCAAAGTCTGGACGTCAAACAGTGTCTGGCGCATGAATTTTTCTGCACTGGCGGTCATGGGTCGCTCCATTCAACAGATAACGTCAGTGTCCCGCAAAGCAAGTGGCATAAACACCGGTGATTTGTAATGGCTTTAGCCTCACTCACTAAACAGTAGAAATACAAATGATAGGCAGCTGATTCTTTCTCCGTTTCAGATCTAAGAACCGGTTATGCAGTTGGCAGATTTTTCAAGAGCAAAATAATCCAGCATATATGTAGGAATACTCCTACACTCGGTGCGTGCCGGGTCCTGGATCCAATCAGCACCAACTCAAGTAAGTCCGCATGGAGTTACCCAATGAAAGTGTGGAAGGAATCACAGTTAACGCAGCTTTCTTACGCTCAGAAAATAGAGACCGCGTATGAGATTTCTCTCAGTCTCGTTAAGACTCTCGGCTTTAATTTCTGTGCATTTTCAATAACATCCCAAACAAGAGGGATACATCGCCATACGACCAGCCTGAATAATTACCCCATCGAATGGAACACGAAATATGAACAAGAGCACTTCAGTGAAGTCGACCCGATACTAGCCCATTGCAATCATTGCGAATTACCGATTCTTTGGCAGGAAGAGGTCTTCTCCAAGACACCTACGTTGTGGCAAGCACAAAAACAGCAAGGTTTGCGCTATGGCTGGTCCCAATCCGTTCATGATCAGAACGGGCTCTGCAGCATGCTGAGCCTGGCCAGAAGCCACTGCCCGATTACTACGCATGATCTGTACAAAAATCTGGGCTATGCGATGTTCATTAGCCGTCACCTGCACGGGCTTGTTGCGAAAGATCTGCCTACCCCCCCGAAACCGGGCGCAGTGCATTTATCAATCCGAGAAGTCGAGGTATTGAAATATTCAGCCGACGGCAAGACAGCATGCGAGATCGCGATCATCCTCAACCTGAGTGAAAGCACGGTTAATTTCCATATACGGGGCGCCATCCGAAAATTCGGCGTTAACAACAAGATTGCGGCCGTGATCAGAGCCGCGAGAGCGGGCGTGATCTGAATCTGTTTGAATCCCGCGAATCCTCGCGAGTAATCCAAGCGAAAAAAACGTACCATCTGCGATCCAATCCTGAGTGATGCCGTGTGAGATTCCACGACGTAGTCCACTCGGAATGGCTCGCCCGCTACAAGCCCCTGAGCGGCGAGCCACTCGTTGATTATTCTCCGTTGACCACCCAGAGCCCCCCGCCTCATGCCTCTGCTCGAAACCCCTTTCGCTCAACTCGATCTGATCCGCCAGCCAGAACAGCAGAATGAACCGTTGCAAGCGTTTGATGCCGCAGACGAATACCTGCTCACTCATCTGGCCGAGCAACAACCGGCAGCCGATACCCGAGTGCTGGTGCTCAACGACAGCTTCGGTGCTTTGGCCGCCAGCCTGGCGGGCAAGGTTCAGGTGATCAGCAGCGGCGATTCGTTTCTGGCTTTTCAGGGGCTGGAAAAAAACCTGATACGCAACGGCCAGGCGTTTGACGCAGTGCCGAAGGTGCCTGCCAGCGAAGCGTTCATCGGGCCGTTCGACCGGGTATTGATCCGGGTACCGAAAACCCTCGCCCTGCTGGAAGATCAACTGATCCGGCTACAAGGGCAACTGGCTCCCGGCGCTCAAGTGATTGCGGCGGCGATGGTGAAGCATTTGCCACGCGCTGCGGG
The window above is part of the Pseudomonas sp. B21-048 genome. Proteins encoded here:
- the glyA gene encoding serine hydroxymethyltransferase, translating into MFSRDLTIAKYDADLFAAMEQEAQRQEEHIELIASENYTSPAVMEAQGSVLTNKYAEGYPGKRYYGGCEFVDVVEQLAIDRAKELFGADYANVQPHAGSQANSAVYLALLQAGDTILGMSLAHGGHLTHGASVSSSGKLYNAVQYGIDANGLIDYDEVERLAVEHKPKMIVAGFSAYSQILDFPRFREIADKVGAYLFVDMAHVAGLVAAGVYPNPVPFADVVTTTTHKTLRGPRGGLILARANADIEKKLNSAVFPGAQGGPLEHVIAAKAICFKEALQPEFKAYQQQVVKNAQAMAGVFIERGFDVVSGGTQNHLFLLSLIKQEISGKDADAALGKAFITVNKNSVPNDPRSPFVTSGLRFGTPAVTTRGFKEAECKELAGWICDILADLSNEAVIDAVREKVKAICKKLPVYGA
- the yjiA gene encoding GTPase, yielding MSSPIPVTILSGFLGAGKTTLLRHLLKAEHGLKIAVIENEFSDSGIDTQLLGFDPVQVMTLSNGCVCCTIHTDLTKALYLLLERLDSGEIAFDRLVIECTGLADPAPVAQTFFIDEELRERYILDGIITLVDAAHADLHLTQTIAQAQIGFADRLLVSKRDLVDEPTFTALSERLTRINRRAPIRVVDHGKIDLAELLDVRGFNLNADLGGGVSLRPASKAPSIDRISSLVLRTDKPLDIDKLSEFMNELLEDHGKQLLRYKGVLNILGEPRRMVFQGVLKLYGFDWDTEWADAETRESVIVFIADDLPEEKIREGFARVAAE
- a CDS encoding YbdD/YjiX family protein — translated: MFNDLSRLGKYLGQAARLMVGMPDYDNYVEHMQTRHPDKPVMSYEMFFRERQEARYGGKGGPKCC
- a CDS encoding carbon starvation CstA family protein produces the protein MKNNNSLLRHLPWLLLAILGACALGVVALRRGEAINALWIVVAAVAIYLVAYRYYSLFIANNVMQLDPRRATPAVLNNDGLDYVPTNKHILFGHHFAAIAGAGPLVGPVLAAQMGYLPGTLWLIAGVVLAGAVQDFMVLFMSTRRNGRSLGDMVREEMGRIPGTIALFGCFLIMIIILAVLALIVVKALAESPWGIFTVMATIPIAMFMGIYMRYIRPGRIGEISVIGVALLLGSIWLGGQIAADPVWAKAFSFTGIQITWMLIGYGFVAAVLPVWLILAPRDYLSTFLKIGTIVALAIGILITMPELKMPALTQFIDGTGPVWKGGLFPFLFITIACGAVSGFHALISSGTTPKLLDNEVNARYIGYGGMLMESFVAIMAMVAASVIEPGVYFAMNSPAAVVGGDVVAVAQAVSGWGFAITPEALQAVAKDIGETTILARAGGAPTLAVGIAQILHSVLPGENTMAFWYHFAILFEALFILTAVDAGTRAGRFMLQDLLGSFVPALKRTESWTANLIATAGCVAMWGYLLYQGVIDPLGGINTLWPLFGISNQMLAGIALMLATVVLIKMKRQRYVWVTLLPAVWLLICTTTAGFIKLFDANPAIGFLSLAKKYSDALANGQILAPAKSIEQMQHVIYNAYTNATLTALFLFVVFSILFYALKVGIAAWGTKERTDKESPFQAQPDA
- a CDS encoding PilZ domain-containing protein → MSDHPADRRRFKRIAFDARTELSQGEFIWPVKLIDLSLKGLLIEKPEPWLGNPDWHFLVDIHLNEDVEIKMDVMLTHDDHGQLGFVCKHISLESIERLRRLIEFNLGDPQELERELGALIEI
- the radA gene encoding DNA repair protein RadA, whose translation is MAKAKRMYGCTECGSTFPKWAGQCGECGAWNTLTETMVESGGAAAPSGRTGWTGQQAQIKTLAEVSVEEIPRFSTASSELDRVLGGGLVDGSVVLIGGDPGIGKSTILLQTLCNLAKSMPALYVTGEESQQQVAMRARRLGLPQDQLRVMTETCIETIIATARQEKPKVMVIDSIQTIFTEQLQSAPGGVSQVRESAALLVRYAKQSGTAIFLVGHVTKEGALAGPRVLEHMVDTVLYFEGESDGRLRLLRAVKNRFGAVNELGVFGMTDKGLKEVSNPSAIFLTRAQEEVPGSVVMATWEGTRPMLVEVQALVDDSHLANPRRVTLGLDQNRLAMLLAVLHRHGGIPTHDQDVFLNVVGGVKVLETASDLALMAAVMSSLRNRPLPHDLLVFGEVGLSGEVRPVPSGQERLKEAAKHGFKRAIVPKGNAPKEAPLGLQIIAVTRLEQALDALFE